A genomic region of Photobacterium swingsii contains the following coding sequences:
- a CDS encoding HPr family phosphocarrier protein — MYQKQVEITAENGLHTRPAAQFVKEAKAFDADITVTSNGKSASAKSLFKLQTLGLVKGTLVTISAEGAQAQEAVDHLVALMDTLH, encoded by the coding sequence ATGTATCAGAAGCAAGTTGAAATCACTGCAGAAAACGGCCTACACACTCGTCCAGCAGCGCAATTCGTAAAAGAAGCTAAAGCATTCGACGCTGACATTACTGTTACTTCTAACGGTAAAAGCGCAAGCGCGAAAAGCCTATTCAAACTACAAACTCTAGGCCTAGTAAAAGGTACTCTAGTAACAATTTCTGCTGAAGGCGCACAAGCTCAAGAAGCAGTTGACCACCTTGTTGCTCTAATGGATACATTGCACTAA